From the Alistipes sp. ZOR0009 genome, the window TTTAAGAATGTCGGCGATTTATGTAACGCTATCGTATCAAAAAAGCAGTAGGTAATGCAGTTTCTTTCATTTAGCTTTCTGGCTTTATTTACCGTCTGCTTTATTCTTTGCTATGCACTAAAAGGACGTTATCGTAATGCCCTGCTGCTTTTGGCTAGCGGGGTATTTGTTGGCTGGTTCCATTTGCCTTTTCTAATAACGGCGGTGGTGGTGGCCTTGTACACCTTTTTTATGGGGCAGTGGATCGAGCAGCGAAACAATCAAAGGCCAGTAAAGACGCTATACATTGTAAGCATTGTTGGGCTTATTGGAGGATGGCTATTCTTCCACTACAGCTCGTTTTCGGTAGGGGTAATTCATTCCCTACTACCCTTTACCAACGCAGGGACCCTCGCCGATAAGATTATCGTTCCGCTGGGGATGTCCTTCTATACCTTTCAGGCCATTGGATATTTAACCGATATCTACTGGCAGGAGTATCGTGCCGAGCGCAATCCGGTTAACTTTATGCTGTATATGCTCTTCTTCATGAAGTTCCTTTCGGGACCAATTGAGCGGGGCGACTCGATGCTTGAACAGCTTAAAAATCCGAAGCCATTCGACTACACTAACATTGTATCGGGGCTAAAGCTCATCTTTCTGGGGCTATTCAAAAAGCTGCTTATTGCCAACTATATATCGCCATCTACCGACATGATGTTTAGCTCGGTGCACGAGATATCGGGGGTGCAGCTGCTGATGACCTGCCTGCTTTACCCCGTAGTTCTTTATGCCGACTTCTCGGGCTATACCGATATCGCTGTTGGTGGGGCACGTATGTTTGGCATTGAGCTATCGCCCAACTTCGACCGCCCGTTTGTATCCAAAAGTACATCGGAGCTGTGGCGTCGTTGGCATATGTCGCTTTCCTTTTGGGTGCGCGACTACCTTTACATCCCGTTAACGGCTGCTACCCGCAGCTGGCGAGAGTGGGGTATATACCTTAGCCTTATTGTAACGTTTGTTCTGCTGGGCGTGTGGCATGGTGCCGGTTGGGCTTTTGCCTTCTACGGCTTTATTCAAGGCTTTCTGATATGCTGTGAGATGCGCTTTCCGCACTTTAGCCAAAGGCTTCAAAAGATGGTAGGGGCGCCAGTGGCTTCGGCCTTTATGATGGTTAAAACCTACCTGCTATTTGCCGTTTCTTTGATATTCTTCCGGTTAAGTTCGTTCTCCGATGCGCTCTACTTTCTCCGTAACATCTCGTTCGAGGTGGAGCATTCGTGGAAGGAGATGAACATCGGTATGAGCGATAATACCGCCATTGTTGCTGGTATTGCTCTAGTGCTGGTGCTGGTATACGAATATCTCTCCTCTAAAAAGGATTTGGCTGGAAGATTTCAGCGTTTGCCCGTATGGTTGCGCTGGGGTGTTTACTACCTGATGGTCTTTTTGCTGCTGCTGCACGGTAAGTTTGGCGCCGACAACTTTATCTACTTACAATTTTAAAGGCTATTGAGGATATGACTAATCAACCTAAAAACCCCAAGGCCCGCTTTTGGCTTCGCATTTTCATTCTGCTTTTACCGATCAACATCATAGTTGCCGTTTACTTTATAAAGGATCCGCTGATGGTGCTGCAT encodes:
- a CDS encoding MBOAT family O-acyltransferase; the encoded protein is MQFLSFSFLALFTVCFILCYALKGRYRNALLLLASGVFVGWFHLPFLITAVVVALYTFFMGQWIEQRNNQRPVKTLYIVSIVGLIGGWLFFHYSSFSVGVIHSLLPFTNAGTLADKIIVPLGMSFYTFQAIGYLTDIYWQEYRAERNPVNFMLYMLFFMKFLSGPIERGDSMLEQLKNPKPFDYTNIVSGLKLIFLGLFKKLLIANYISPSTDMMFSSVHEISGVQLLMTCLLYPVVLYADFSGYTDIAVGGARMFGIELSPNFDRPFVSKSTSELWRRWHMSLSFWVRDYLYIPLTAATRSWREWGIYLSLIVTFVLLGVWHGAGWAFAFYGFIQGFLICCEMRFPHFSQRLQKMVGAPVASAFMMVKTYLLFAVSLIFFRLSSFSDALYFLRNISFEVEHSWKEMNIGMSDNTAIVAGIALVLVLVYEYLSSKKDLAGRFQRLPVWLRWGVYYLMVFLLLLHGKFGADNFIYLQF